The genomic region CTTCGGCTACCTTGGCGTCGGTGCCCATGTCTTTGCTCCGCAGGGACAGTGTGTCATCTTGGCATTGGATAGCACTGACCTCAGCGGTGAGATATTGACACGTGCCGACAGCGGAATAAAGTCCATGCAGGATCTGAAAGGAAAGAATGTTGCGATTTCTGCAGGAACTACTTCTGAATTGGTACTGTCCATGGCTTTGCAGCTCAACGGCATGAAGAAAACCGATGTCAACCTGATCAATATGGATGCTTCAGGAAAAGTGACTTCGTTCATGACCGGCAAGATCGATGCGATTTCCATTGAAGCACCGTATACTGACCAAATCAGAAAGGAAATGGGAGCTTCGAATGTCATTACATTGTCCGGTTCCAAGGATTTCCTGCCGAAGGCTGTGTTTACCAACAGTTGGGTAACTACAAAGAAGTTCCTTGACAAGGATCCTGATGTTGTGGTCAGGTTCCTTAGGGCTTGGCTGAAAGGTACCCAGGACAGATACGATGACATGGATGGTACCGTAAGGAAAGTTGCAAAGTACATCAATACTGACTACGATACTGCCCATCTTGTCGTCGACAAGACAAACTGGATCAGCAACTCACAGCTGAAGAAACTTGTAGATGATGGTACTGCCATGCAATGGTACGCAACCATGAATAAAATGTTCCTTGATGCCGGGCTGTTGGATGCCAAGTATGATGTTGCCCCTGAAAACTATGTCAAGTTTGATTATTTGAAACAGGCAATGAAAGACAACGGGGTATAGTAACCAATGAACATGGAAGAAGGCTGCACTACCTTTGTGAGGAACTATCCTGTTACCTGCTCTGATGGGCATGTCGTCCGATGTGATATTTTCCAGGCCCCGGTAGGTAATGAAAAGCATCCGGCTCTAGTGTTTATCCATGGAGGTGGTTTCATCGGAGGTGACAAGGATCAATTCCTGTGGGCAGCTTCCTTCCTTACTTTGAAACTTGGGATTACCTGTGTATCAGTCCAATATAGGACTGATGCACCATATCCTGCGGCAGTATTGGACTGTGTCGAAGTGTTTGGATGGCTAGCAGGACAAAGCAAAGAACTTGGAATTGATGAAGCAAGGATCTGTTGTGTCGGTGGATCTCCTGGCGCAAACATAATGTTGCTGTCAATGCAGGAAGACTGGAGGAAAACACACTGTACGCAGGTACAGAAAGACATGTATGTTCCTACAGCTTGCATTGCTCTCAATGGTATTTTCTTTCTTCCGTCCTTCTGGAAAAGAAATCCGGAAGAAAGGAAATCCCTGAAACAGTACTTTGCGGCAAGTGGGCAGGATCTGGAAATCTTATTGCAGGATGCTTCACCTCTTTTGCGTCATTGCCAAGGAAAACGGGTATTGTTGCTCCATGGTGAGGAAGATGAGATAGTTCCCCTGCAGGATTGCAAGGCCATGAAGGATAAGTTGCTCGCTGATGGAAATCAAGCAGAACTATCTGTCTTTTTGCATGAACCTCATGCCTGGTTCAATGCATATGCAAAGCAATTTTCGGTATTGGAAAGAATGGAAGAATTTATCAGGCAACTATAGGAGAAAGGAAATGTCATTAAGCAATCCGAAGGAAATGTACAGGAATGCAATTGAAGGTCATTATGCATTGGGAGCTTTCAATGTCTTTTCATTGGAATCGATACAGGCGGTCCTTGATGCGGCTGAAAACCAAAAATCACCGGTAATCCTGCAAGTATCAATGGGTGCAAGAAAATATGTCAAGGATTTTCACCTGTTTGTGCATACGATGAAGAATTATGCAGACCATTGTGCGGTTCCTGTATTTATCCAGCATGACCACTGCACTACAGAAGAAGCTTGTTTCGAAGCTATTGATGCCGGTGTCCAGTCTGTGATGTTTGATGGATCCCATCTTGCCTATGATGATAATCTTAAAAAAACTTCAGAAGTCGTCGCGTATGCCCACAAAAGAGGTGTATGGGTAGAAGCTGAACTTGGCCGCATTCCTGGATTTGAAGACTTGGTTTTTGCTGAAAGTGATGAGTACACTGATCCCGAAATGGCACATGGATTCATTGCTGCTACCGGTTGTGATGCTCTTGCCGTTTCTGTAGGTACTTCCCATGGCGGTGTAGAAGCGGAAGGATATCTTCCCATGCAGTTTGATCTGCTGCGGCAGATTGTTTCCTTGACTCCTGACTATCCGTTTGTCCTTCATGGTGGCGCTTCCTTGCCTCCTGAACTGATTGCGGAGTGCAACAAGGTTGGCGGCAAGGTGGAGTATCTGCGCAACTGCAGTGAAAAGGATGTTTCTATGGCTGTCGACATCGGTATACATAAAGTCAACATGGATGTTGATAATTTCTTGGTATTTACGACGGCAATCAGAAAGTTTTTCTTGGAAAAACCTTCGATTTATGACCCTCGTAAATATCTGGTAGGAGCCAGGGCCGCTTTCCAGGCGGAAGTGGAACATAAATTCCAAGATGTCCTCCATAGTGCAGGAAGAAGATAGATGGTCAAGATACTTTGTCTCAATCCTACGGTTGATAGGATATACTATATCGATGACTTTCATGATGGTGCCCAATTCCATGGGACTGTGCCTCAGGTATTTGCCGGTGGCAAGGGCGTAAACATTGCCAGGGTCCTGCATTATCTAGGGCAACCAAGCACATTGTATTGTTTCTTGGGTGGCATGAACGGTAATTTTGTTTCCATGGAACTTCAAGACCTGTCCACTGAATTGAAGACATTTCCCTTTACGGGGGAAACCCGGACGACAATCAATGTCATTGACAACAGGAACAGGAAGGAAACCGAAATTACTGAAGCTGGTGTAATAATCGATGCAGAAGCCCAGGAACAGTTCCTTACGGCATTGAAGTCAGAATTGAAAAGAGATGATCTTGTCATTTGCTCAGGTCTGCCGATGAACGGCATGAGCAATGATATCTATAGGCAGGTCAGTGATATCTGTGCAGCAAAAGGCAGCCTCTGTGCCATTGATGCAAACCAACGCTACTTTCAGTCAGCTTTTCCAGGTAACTACTTCTTTGCAAAACCTAACAAGAATGAATTGGCCCAATTGTTTGGCAAGACAGGTGACCTTACACGTAAGGAAACTATTTATTTAGCCAAGCAGATGCTCGGCTGGGGGGTGAAGAATGTATTGGTCTCTCTTGGTGCTGACGGTGGTATCTTCATAAATGATGAACATGTCTATGCGATTACGGTTCCTGACAAAAGGGTAATATCGACCATCGGAAGTGGTGATGCGACCGTCGCAGGATTTTGCTTCGGGTATATGCACGGGTTGTCCATCGAGGATACACTCGCGTTCAGTATGTCCTGTGGCATTTCAAATGCCATGCACAACCAAGTCGGATTCGTAAAGACAGATGAAGTAGCCCAGCTACGTGCACAGATCCTGCTTAGGGAAATAAAAGGTTAGTTGGACCTGTTTCAGGTCCTGCACTCGTACAATTCCTAATGAAACAGATAGAAAAACGGTTCCAATGAATGCTGTCAGGTGAAGGAATATGGTTGCAGGACTGTAGGAAACCGAAGCTCAATGGAGATGGTGCAAAGACATAGCCGGCAGGATCTGTGATCTTCCTCGGTTACGATAGCGTATCTGGGTGCGTATATTGTCCATGTTTTTGGGTATTCTTTCCATATTGAATTGCAAATTTGGGGCATCTGTGCAGACAACCCAGACAGATGGCACATGTATCTTTTA from Spirochaetia bacterium harbors:
- a CDS encoding ABC transporter substrate-binding protein; its protein translation is MRKISRLALTMGMLALLAPVTSVFAQGQNENASASASAQPQKTTIKVAYHPHVTGAGGLLNAIDNKYFDQENLNVQLVQFTSGATELAAMSSGDIDFGYLGVGAHVFAPQGQCVILALDSTDLSGEILTRADSGIKSMQDLKGKNVAISAGTTSELVLSMALQLNGMKKTDVNLINMDASGKVTSFMTGKIDAISIEAPYTDQIRKEMGASNVITLSGSKDFLPKAVFTNSWVTTKKFLDKDPDVVVRFLRAWLKGTQDRYDDMDGTVRKVAKYINTDYDTAHLVVDKTNWISNSQLKKLVDDGTAMQWYATMNKMFLDAGLLDAKYDVAPENYVKFDYLKQAMKDNGV
- a CDS encoding alpha/beta hydrolase; translated protein: MEEGCTTFVRNYPVTCSDGHVVRCDIFQAPVGNEKHPALVFIHGGGFIGGDKDQFLWAASFLTLKLGITCVSVQYRTDAPYPAAVLDCVEVFGWLAGQSKELGIDEARICCVGGSPGANIMLLSMQEDWRKTHCTQVQKDMYVPTACIALNGIFFLPSFWKRNPEERKSLKQYFAASGQDLEILLQDASPLLRHCQGKRVLLLHGEEDEIVPLQDCKAMKDKLLADGNQAELSVFLHEPHAWFNAYAKQFSVLERMEEFIRQL
- a CDS encoding class II fructose-bisphosphate aldolase, coding for MSLSNPKEMYRNAIEGHYALGAFNVFSLESIQAVLDAAENQKSPVILQVSMGARKYVKDFHLFVHTMKNYADHCAVPVFIQHDHCTTEEACFEAIDAGVQSVMFDGSHLAYDDNLKKTSEVVAYAHKRGVWVEAELGRIPGFEDLVFAESDEYTDPEMAHGFIAATGCDALAVSVGTSHGGVEAEGYLPMQFDLLRQIVSLTPDYPFVLHGGASLPPELIAECNKVGGKVEYLRNCSEKDVSMAVDIGIHKVNMDVDNFLVFTTAIRKFFLEKPSIYDPRKYLVGARAAFQAEVEHKFQDVLHSAGRR
- a CDS encoding hexose kinase; protein product: MVKILCLNPTVDRIYYIDDFHDGAQFHGTVPQVFAGGKGVNIARVLHYLGQPSTLYCFLGGMNGNFVSMELQDLSTELKTFPFTGETRTTINVIDNRNRKETEITEAGVIIDAEAQEQFLTALKSELKRDDLVICSGLPMNGMSNDIYRQVSDICAAKGSLCAIDANQRYFQSAFPGNYFFAKPNKNELAQLFGKTGDLTRKETIYLAKQMLGWGVKNVLVSLGADGGIFINDEHVYAITVPDKRVISTIGSGDATVAGFCFGYMHGLSIEDTLAFSMSCGISNAMHNQVGFVKTDEVAQLRAQILLREIKG